The following DNA comes from Acidimicrobiia bacterium.
CGCCACGTCGGTCTCGCGGGACCGGACCACGTAGGCCTCGACCTCCTCGCCGGGCTCGACCCGCCCGGCCAGGCGCCGCGCCGCTGCGAGCGGCGCGGCGTCAGGCACGCGCGGTGCCGCCGACGGTGAGCTCGGCGACCCGCAGCGTGGGCTGACCCGACGAGACCGGGACGCCCTGTCCGTTCTTGCCGCACGTGCCGGCCCAGGTGTCGAAGTCGCGGCCGACGGCGTCGATCCGGCGCAGCACCTCGGGCCCGTTGCCGATGAGCTGCGCGGCTCGCACCGGCTCGGTGACGCGTCCGCCCTCGATGAGGTAGGCCTCCGTCACGCCGAAGACGAAGTCGCCCGTGGCCGGGTCGACCTGCCCGCCGCCGAGCGCGACGCAGTACAGCCCGAACGGGGTGTCGGCGATGATCGCGTCGGGGTCGTCGGCCCCGCTCAGCACGTAGGTGTTCGTCATGCGGACCATCGGCAGGTGCTGGTAGGTCTCGCGCCGCCCGTTGCCGGTGCTGCCCCGCCGCTGCTTGTCGGCCCGGAGGCGGTCCCAGAGGAAGTCCGTGAGCACGCCGTCCTCGATCAGCGTGGTGCGACGAGCCGGCGCGCCTTCGTCGTCGACCGCGTACGTGCCCCACTCGCGGGCGTAGGTCCCGTCGTCGACGAGCGTGACGAGCGGGGAGGCCACCGCCTCGCCGACCCGGCCGCGGAACACCGACGCGTCCCGGTCGACGAGGTCGGCTTCCAGGCCGTGCCCGCACGCCTCGTGGAACAGCACCCCGCCGGCGCCTCGGCGCAGGACGACCGGCAGCGGACCGGAGGGGGCGGGCCGGGCCCGCAGCATCGTGAGCGCCCGGTCGGCCGCGGTCGTCGCCACCTGCTCGGGCGCGAACTCGTCGAAGAACTCGAAGCCGACGGTGCGGCCGGGAGCCTCGGTGCCGGTTCGGAGGCCGGTGTCGCCGGTCGCCACGCAGCTGACCGAGAAGCGGGTGCGGACCTGCTCGTCCTCGACGAGCAGCCCGTCGGAGTTGGCCACCAGGATCCGCCGGCGCCCGTCGGCGTAGGCCGCGCTCACCTGCCCGATGGCGGACCCGCGTGCTCGCGCGGCGGCGTCGGCGCGCTCGAGCAGCTCGACCTTGCGGGCCTTGTCCACCGACTCGGGGGGGACCGTCACCTCGTGCGGGCGCGGCACCGACTGCCGCTCGAGCGCGACGACCCGGGCCTCGCCGGGTTCGCCGCGCGACGCGGCCGCCGCGGCCTCGGCGGCGTGGCGGAGCCCCGGCTCGGAGAGGTCGGCGGTGTGGGCGTACCCCGTCGATTCGCCGCGCACGACTCGCACGCCGGCCCCGCGCTGTCGGCCGGAGACGACGTCCTCGACCCGGCCGTCGTCGAACCGGGCCGACGAGACCGAGCGGTCCTCCGCGAACACCTCGGCGAAGTCACCGCCGGACCGCAGCGCGGCGCCGAGCGTCCGGGAGCACACGTCGGGATCGATCACGAGACGTCTAGGGTATTCGGATGCCGTTGCGTCCCGGCCTCAGCGCCTGCGCGACGCTGGCGGTGGGAGAGCAGGACACCGCGGTGACGTGGCGGAGCGGGGACGTCCCGGTGCTGGCCACGCCGCGCGTGATCGGCCTGGCCGAGGAGGCGGCGGTGCGCGCGATCGAGCACGAGCTCGCCGACGGCATGACGACCGTCGGCTACCGGGTGCAGCTCGACCACCTGGCACCGACCGCGGTCGGTGGCACGGTCCGGGCCGAGGCCACGCTCGAGACGATCGAGAGCCGCCGGCTCACGTTCCGCGTCGCGGTGTCGGACGCGCACGGGCTCGTGGCCGCGGGACGCCTCACCCGCGTCGTGGTCGACCGAGCCCACTTCCTCGAGAAGGTCGCCGGGGCCTGATGGTCGGCCCCGGCGAGGACGGGCCGGGACGGACCCTGCCCGACCAGCCGTCCGCTCCCGCCGACCCGTGGATCGTGCCCCCGCCGGCGGCCGCCGCCGGCGCGCCGCCGCCGGCGCGGCGGCGGGGGTGGCGCGTGGCGCTGCTCGCCGTCCTGAGCCTCACCGTGGCCATGGCCGTCGCCGGCACGGTCCTGTTCATCACCCGCACGCTGCCGCCCTACAACGCGGCTCGACACTTCCTCGACGACGTCACCCACGACCGGGCCACCGCCGCCGGCGTCCACCTGTGCTCCGCGGACGCCGCGTCGGCCGAGGGCGTCATCCAGGCCGTCCGGAGCCGGGTCGGCGGCGGCGTCCACTCCATCAGCGCCAACCCGCTCGGCGTCGACCGGTCCGGGAGCACGGCGACGGTGGACTTCACGGTCACGTACTCGGACGGGCGGTCCGGCCGGAGCTTCTCCCTCCCGGTGCGCGAGGAGCACGGCGGCTGGAAGGCCTGCCCGGCCTC
Coding sequences within:
- a CDS encoding TldD/PmbA family protein, whose translation is MIDPDVCSRTLGAALRSGGDFAEVFAEDRSVSSARFDDGRVEDVVSGRQRGAGVRVVRGESTGYAHTADLSEPGLRHAAEAAAAASRGEPGEARVVALERQSVPRPHEVTVPPESVDKARKVELLERADAAARARGSAIGQVSAAYADGRRRILVANSDGLLVEDEQVRTRFSVSCVATGDTGLRTGTEAPGRTVGFEFFDEFAPEQVATTAADRALTMLRARPAPSGPLPVVLRRGAGGVLFHEACGHGLEADLVDRDASVFRGRVGEAVASPLVTLVDDGTYAREWGTYAVDDEGAPARRTTLIEDGVLTDFLWDRLRADKQRRGSTGNGRRETYQHLPMVRMTNTYVLSGADDPDAIIADTPFGLYCVALGGGQVDPATGDFVFGVTEAYLIEGGRVTEPVRAAQLIGNGPEVLRRIDAVGRDFDTWAGTCGKNGQGVPVSSGQPTLRVAELTVGGTARA
- a CDS encoding hotdog domain-containing protein, translating into MPLRPGLSACATLAVGEQDTAVTWRSGDVPVLATPRVIGLAEEAAVRAIEHELADGMTTVGYRVQLDHLAPTAVGGTVRAEATLETIESRRLTFRVAVSDAHGLVAAGRLTRVVVDRAHFLEKVAGA